In Falco cherrug isolate bFalChe1 chromosome 5, bFalChe1.pri, whole genome shotgun sequence, one DNA window encodes the following:
- the LOC102045719 gene encoding potassium voltage-gated channel subfamily A member 5 codes for MEIALVTLENGGATAIAGGEDAAAGGGGGGGGSARVRRRGNLLHIAGSAAPRLSDGKEGAPPPAADEEREQPPPAPREDDGRRRSGSAGSTNGRAAARGAPSAPQPPPQPPPRAPRPGTAAAEMGPPEEGGHRRGMAMAAAGDEEEEAAATQGAMHHQRVLINISGLRFETQLGTLNQFPDTLLGDPDKRMRYFDPLRNEYFFDRNRPSFDGILYFYQSGGKLRRPVNVSIDVFADEIRFYQLGEEAMERFREDEGFIKEEEKPLPRNEFQRQVWLIFEYPESSSSARAIAIVSVLVILISIITFCLETLPEFRDERELPVPLPPQSGGLNGTTRDSPPVQPPSSLSDPFFIIETTCVIWFTFELLVRFFACPSKPEFSRNIMNIIDIVAIIPYFITLGTELAHEQQQPGAGSSNGGSGQQQAMSLAILRVIRLVRVFRIFKLSRHSKGLQILGQTLKASMRELGLLIFFLFIGVILFSSAVYFAEADDPESHFSSIPDAFWWAVVTMTTVGYGDMRPVTVGGKIVGSLCAIAGVLTIALPVPVIVSNFNYFYHRETDHEEQAVLKDEHSSAQGSTAGGGDAKRRSSRNSLNKSVVHLENSEGFNNGTDSLEKTNIKAKSNVDLRKSLYALCLDTNRETDL; via the coding sequence ATGGAGATCGCGCTGGTGACTCTGGAGAACGGCGGCGCCACGGCCATCGCCGGCGGCGAGGAtgcggcggccggcggcggtggaggcggcggcggcagcgctcGGGTCCGGCGGCGGGGCAACTTGCTGCACATCGCCGGCTCCGCCGCGCCGCGCCTGAGCGACGGCAAGGAgggcgccccgccgccggctgcgGACGAGGAGCGGGAgcagcccccgccggccccccggGAAGACGACGGGAGGCGCCGCagcggcagcgcgggcagcACCAacggccgggcggcggcgcgcggggcCCCCTCCGCGCCCCAACCGCCGCCCcagccgccgccccgcgccccgcgccccggtACGGCGGCGGCGGAGATGGGCCCCCCGGAGGAGGGGGGGCACCGCCGGGGCATggccatggcggcggcgggcgacgaggaggaggaggcggcggcgacCCAAGGCGCCATGCACCACCAGCGGGTGCTGATCAACATCTCGGGGCTGCGCTTCGAGACCCAGCTGGGCACCCTCAACCAGTTCCCCGACACGCTGCTGGGGGACCCCGATAAGCGCATGCGCTACTTCGACCCGCTCCGCAACGAGTACTTCTTCGACCGCAACCGGCCCAGCTTCGACGGGATCCTCTACTTCTACCAGTCTGGGGGCAAGCTCCGCCGGCCGGTCAATGTCTCCATTGACGTCTTTGCCGACGAGATCCGCTTCTACCAGCTGGGCGAGGAGGCCATGGAGCGCTTCCGGGAGGATGAGGGCTTCAtcaaggaggaggagaagcccCTGCCCCGCAATGAGTTCCAGCGCCAGGTCTGGCTCATCTTTGAGTACCCCGAGAGCTCTAGCTCGGCCCGGGCCATCGCCATCGTCTCCGTGCTGGTCATCCTCATCTCCATCATCACCTTCTGCCTGGAGACCCTGCCAGAATTCAGGGACGAGAGGGAGCTGCCCGTGCCCCTGCCCCCACAAAGTGGAGGTCTGAATGGCACGACCAGGGACTCCCCACCTGTGCAGCCACCCAGTAGCCTCTCTGATCCCTTCTTCATCATCGAGACTACCTGTGTGATCTGGTTCACCTTTGAGCTCCTCGTCCGCTTTTTCGCCTGCCCCAGCAAGCCTGAGTTCTCTCGCAACATCATGAACATTATCGACATTGTGGCCATCATCCCCTACTTCATCACTCTGGGCACTGAGCTGGCccatgagcagcagcagcctggggctggcagtAGCAATGGGGGTAGTGGCCAGCAGCAAGCCATGTCCCTGGCCATCCTCAGAGTCATCCGCCTGGTCAGAGTCTTCAGGATCTTCAAGCTCTCCAGGCACTCCAAGGGGCTGCAGATCTTGGGACAGACTTTGAAAGCCAGcatgagggagctgggcctcctcatcttcttcctctttattGGCGTGATCCTCTTCTCCAGTGCTGTCTACTTTGCTGAGGCAGATGACCCCGAGTCTCATTTCTCCAGCATCCCCGATGCTTTCTGGTGGGCAGTGGTAACCATGACCACTGTGGGCTATGGGGATATGCGACCTGTCACCGTGGGGGGCAAGATTGTGGGCTCCTTGTGTGCCATCGCGGGTGTGCTCACCATcgccctgcctgtccctgtcaTTGTATCCAACTTCAATTACTTCTACCACCGAGAGACTGATCACGAAGAGCAAGCTGTCCTCAAAGATGAACACAGTAGTGCTCAGGGCAGCACGGCAGGGGGGGGAGATGCGAAGAGAAGATCAAGTAGAAACTCTCTGAACAAATCTGTTGTGCACTTGGAAAACAGTGAGGGGTTCAACAATGGCACCGACTCtttagagaaaacaaatatCAAAGCAAAAAGTAACGTAGATCTCAGAAAATCCCTCTATGCTCTCTGTCTGGACACCAATAGGGAAACAGACCTGTAA